From one Streptomyces sp. NBC_01478 genomic stretch:
- a CDS encoding response regulator transcription factor has translation MIRVAVVDDQALMRAGFRALLDAEEGIEVVGEAANGEQGVALVRAQLPDIALIDVQMPVMTGIEATRRIAADPALSSVRVVILTNYGLDEYVFEALRAGASGFLLKDTDPADLLQAIEIVAGGEALLSPAVTRTLIGEFVSRPPDRSTATGLEHLTRREREVTALAARGLTNEEIAAHMVISPFTAKTHISRAMTKLGARDRAQLVVFAYESGLVTARAPESRCEPDAPDRTLGR, from the coding sequence ATGATCCGGGTCGCGGTCGTCGACGACCAGGCGCTGATGCGCGCGGGCTTCCGCGCCCTGCTCGACGCCGAGGAGGGCATCGAGGTGGTGGGCGAGGCGGCCAACGGCGAACAGGGCGTGGCCCTCGTTCGTGCGCAGCTCCCCGACATCGCGCTGATCGACGTACAGATGCCGGTGATGACGGGCATCGAGGCGACCCGCCGTATCGCCGCCGACCCGGCCCTCTCGTCGGTCCGGGTCGTCATCCTCACCAACTACGGCCTGGACGAGTACGTCTTCGAGGCGCTCCGCGCGGGCGCCAGCGGCTTCCTCCTCAAGGACACCGACCCGGCGGACCTGCTCCAGGCGATCGAGATCGTCGCCGGCGGCGAGGCCCTGCTCTCCCCGGCCGTCACCCGCACCCTCATCGGCGAGTTCGTCTCCCGGCCCCCCGACCGCTCCACCGCCACCGGCCTGGAACACCTCACCCGCCGCGAACGCGAGGTCACCGCCCTGGCCGCGCGCGGCCTCACCAACGAGGAGATCGCCGCCCACATGGTGATCAGCCCGTTCACGGCGAAGACCCACATCAGCCGGGCGATGACGAAGCTCGGAGCCCGGGACCGGGCCCAACTCGTCGTGTTCGCCTACGAGTCGGGGCTGGTGACGGCCCGCGCGCCGGAATCCCGTTGCGAGCCGGACGCACCGGATCGCACCCTGGGGCGATGA
- a CDS encoding class I SAM-dependent methyltransferase: MTETTRAQDPAAHVREEILAYYAQGKEDGRLRQGSERLEFWRTQDVLRRLLPTAPARVLDVGGGSGIHAEWLARDGYGVHLVDPVPLHVEQAGRLPGVTARAGDARALPVQDASYDVVLLLGPLYHLPERADRVRALSEARRVVRPGGLVVAATINRFAGLHDLLKHELYFTAQHRPRVDRETQEGRHDSQDGGLFTTAYFAQPHEAPEEFTETGLTVEGQYGLEGAAWLMGGIEDWLDDPDRREAVLAATRRIESEPTLLGTSGHLLTAGRRNS; the protein is encoded by the coding sequence ATGACCGAGACGACACGCGCGCAGGACCCGGCCGCCCATGTCCGCGAGGAGATCCTCGCCTACTACGCCCAGGGCAAGGAGGACGGCCGCCTCAGACAGGGCTCCGAGCGGCTGGAGTTCTGGCGCACCCAGGACGTCCTGCGGCGCCTGTTGCCGACGGCTCCCGCGAGGGTGCTGGACGTCGGCGGGGGCAGCGGGATCCATGCCGAGTGGCTCGCGCGGGACGGGTACGGGGTCCACCTCGTCGACCCCGTACCGCTGCACGTGGAACAGGCGGGCCGACTGCCGGGGGTCACCGCCCGCGCCGGGGACGCCAGGGCGCTGCCCGTCCAAGACGCCTCGTACGACGTGGTGCTGCTGCTCGGGCCGCTGTACCACCTGCCCGAACGGGCCGACCGCGTACGGGCGTTGAGCGAGGCGCGTCGGGTGGTGCGGCCGGGTGGGCTGGTCGTCGCGGCGACGATCAACCGCTTCGCGGGACTGCACGACCTGCTCAAGCACGAGCTGTACTTCACCGCCCAGCACCGCCCGCGGGTCGACCGCGAGACGCAGGAGGGACGCCACGACTCCCAGGACGGCGGCCTCTTCACGACCGCCTACTTCGCCCAACCCCACGAAGCCCCCGAGGAGTTCACGGAGACAGGCCTCACCGTCGAGGGCCAGTACGGCCTCGAAGGCGCCGCCTGGCTGATGGGCGGCATCGAGGACTGGCTGGACGACCCGGACCGCCGCGAGGCCGTCCTGGCGGCCACCCGCCGTATCGAGTCCGAGCCCACGCTGCTCGGCACCAGCGGCCATCTGCTCACCGCCGGCAGGCGCAACTCCTAG
- a CDS encoding LamG-like jellyroll fold domain-containing protein: MDSSPTGDRGLGDGHDRHATGCDCPRTADLDGDGVAASSRRTFLHRAGALGAGTAAAGLLGAAPAHAERGGGDPYGQTTMSPTPRGTWDPDPDNARFTVVVMPDTQYMFDQDRIHPVPMEASFRYVLDPAGRAGGNDENIVFLAHLGDVTQNGLPEEYAAATKVFDLLDRAGASYGVLAGNHDVRADDQRGATPYLDTFSPARARKTSGHHSSSPDGYNTAHIFRAGGRSWLLLSLDWRLSAKGFAWANAVIAANPTLPVIVTTHELVGSDEDGAAELSAYGQQLWDGLIKDNDQIFLTLNGHYWPPGSTVLKNSAGNDVHLHITNYQDRYYGGAGMIRSYRFDLDRGMIDVATFSPWIRELANKGELNALAAKELELTSKVDYFSMAIDFEKRFAGFAPVPPRTSRPARRMLLPGTLAYWRFDEGGTAGSDVAAGTVVRDQAGHGNDLILKTVPDTPAHALTWTTDHHPDQPAHAGLVFAGQGNPVSGAYLQTVDTAPLNHETFARGYTFEVFFKVPADWDGGRNGWSSMLSRAGTAAQAGKNGPSATADEPVQTLSLSSSVELQWNAYPLNQNGATTAWSHLLQQEEWWHVAVANDGRISKLYVNGCEEGRNPTSTSVGLTTLNMPFLLGGYQWAGAVSQVFHGTIGDVRITDRALRPGQFMNA, translated from the coding sequence ATGGACAGTTCTCCCACGGGTGACAGAGGCCTCGGCGACGGCCACGATCGGCACGCGACGGGCTGCGACTGCCCGCGCACGGCGGACCTCGACGGCGACGGCGTCGCCGCGTCGAGCCGCCGTACGTTCCTGCACCGGGCCGGCGCGCTCGGCGCGGGAACGGCCGCCGCCGGGCTGCTGGGCGCGGCCCCCGCACACGCGGAGAGGGGCGGCGGCGACCCGTACGGTCAGACAACGATGTCACCGACCCCGCGCGGGACATGGGACCCGGATCCGGACAACGCCCGGTTCACCGTCGTCGTGATGCCCGACACGCAGTACATGTTCGACCAGGACCGCATCCACCCGGTGCCGATGGAGGCGTCGTTCCGCTACGTCCTCGACCCGGCGGGCCGCGCGGGCGGCAACGACGAGAACATCGTGTTCCTGGCCCACCTCGGTGACGTGACGCAGAACGGTCTCCCCGAGGAGTACGCGGCGGCCACCAAGGTGTTCGACCTGCTGGACCGCGCGGGTGCCTCGTACGGCGTGCTGGCGGGCAACCACGACGTCCGCGCCGACGACCAGCGCGGCGCCACCCCCTACCTGGACACCTTCAGCCCGGCGCGGGCCAGGAAGACATCCGGCCACCACTCCTCCAGCCCCGACGGCTACAACACCGCGCACATCTTCCGCGCGGGCGGCCGGAGTTGGCTGCTGCTGTCGCTGGACTGGCGGCTGTCGGCGAAGGGTTTCGCCTGGGCCAACGCTGTCATCGCAGCCAATCCGACGCTGCCGGTGATCGTCACCACGCACGAGCTCGTCGGCTCGGACGAGGACGGCGCGGCCGAACTGTCCGCCTACGGACAGCAGTTGTGGGACGGCCTGATCAAGGACAACGACCAGATCTTCCTCACCCTCAACGGCCACTACTGGCCGCCCGGCAGCACGGTGTTGAAGAACAGCGCGGGGAACGACGTCCATCTGCACATCACCAACTACCAGGACCGCTACTACGGCGGTGCGGGCATGATCCGCTCCTACCGCTTCGACCTCGACCGGGGCATGATCGACGTCGCCACCTTCTCGCCGTGGATCCGCGAGCTGGCAAATAAGGGCGAGTTGAACGCCCTCGCGGCGAAGGAACTCGAACTGACCTCGAAGGTCGACTACTTCTCGATGGCGATCGACTTCGAGAAGCGCTTCGCCGGCTTCGCGCCGGTCCCGCCGCGCACGTCCCGCCCCGCGCGGCGCATGCTGCTGCCGGGCACGCTGGCGTACTGGCGGTTCGACGAGGGCGGCACGGCGGGCAGCGACGTCGCCGCCGGCACGGTCGTCCGGGACCAGGCGGGCCACGGCAACGACCTCATCCTGAAGACCGTCCCCGACACCCCCGCGCACGCGCTCACTTGGACCACCGACCACCACCCCGATCAACCCGCCCACGCGGGGCTGGTGTTCGCGGGCCAGGGCAACCCGGTCAGCGGCGCGTACCTCCAGACCGTCGACACGGCACCGCTCAACCACGAGACCTTCGCCCGCGGTTACACCTTCGAGGTCTTCTTCAAGGTCCCCGCCGACTGGGACGGCGGCCGCAACGGCTGGTCCTCGATGCTCAGCCGCGCGGGCACGGCCGCCCAGGCGGGCAAGAACGGCCCCTCGGCCACCGCCGACGAGCCCGTCCAGACCCTCAGCCTCTCCAGCTCCGTCGAGCTCCAGTGGAACGCCTACCCGCTCAACCAGAACGGCGCCACGACCGCCTGGAGCCACCTCCTCCAGCAGGAGGAGTGGTGGCACGTCGCCGTCGCCAACGACGGCCGTATCAGCAAGCTCTACGTCAACGGCTGCGAGGAGGGCCGCAACCCCACCAGCACGTCCGTCGGGCTGACCACGCTCAACATGCCCTTCCTGCTTGGCGGTTACCAGTGGGCGGGCGCGGTCAGCCAGGTCTTCCACGGCACCATCGGGGACGTACGGATCACCGACCGGGCGCTGCGGCCGGGCCAGTTCATGAACGCCTAG
- a CDS encoding gamma-glutamyltransferase family protein: MFTTRPTLQGTFGMVSSTHWLASQSAMAVLEDGGNAYDAAVVGAFVLHVVEPHLNGPAGEVPILLAPAGGEVRVLCGQGVAPAGATIEHYRGLGLDLVPGTGPLAAAVPGAFDAWMLLLRDHGTKSLADVLKYAIGYAENGHACVDNVGATVEAVRELFETEWTSSADVYLPGGKAPRPGELFRNPALAATWQRLLTEVAGAGDREAQIEAAREVWRSGFIAEALVRQSGRPTMDTSGERHTGTLTAADLASWSASYETPATYDWNGWTLCKAGPWSQGPVFLQQLALLPPELPSYGSAEYVHLLIEGCKLAMADREAWYGDAGDDAVPLEELLSADYNAARRELIGEKASYELRPGSPGGRAPRLCGHARVVAPAESGFDPMGAGEPTVARVAADGGTRGDTCHLDVVDRWGNMIAATPSGGWLQSNPVVPELGFPLGTRLQMAWLEPGLPNSLAPGRRPRTTLTPSIALRDGVPVLAFGTPGGDQQDQWQLHFFLAVATRAKVRGGLDLQGAIDAPNWHNDSFPGSFYPRGMRPGSVTVESRTDPAVVEELRRRGHDVTVGDAWSEGRLCAVARDPEAGILSAAANPRGMQGYAVGR; the protein is encoded by the coding sequence ATGTTCACCACCCGCCCCACCCTCCAGGGCACCTTCGGCATGGTGTCCTCCACCCACTGGCTGGCCTCGCAGTCGGCGATGGCCGTCCTGGAGGACGGTGGCAACGCGTACGACGCCGCTGTCGTCGGGGCGTTCGTGCTGCACGTGGTGGAACCGCACCTCAACGGACCCGCCGGTGAGGTGCCCATCCTCCTCGCCCCGGCGGGCGGGGAGGTGCGGGTGCTGTGCGGACAGGGCGTGGCACCCGCGGGAGCGACGATCGAGCACTACAGGGGACTCGGTCTGGATCTCGTACCCGGAACGGGCCCCCTCGCGGCGGCCGTCCCCGGCGCCTTCGACGCCTGGATGCTGCTCCTCCGCGACCACGGCACGAAGTCCCTGGCCGACGTCCTGAAGTACGCCATCGGGTACGCCGAGAACGGGCACGCGTGCGTGGACAACGTCGGGGCGACCGTGGAGGCCGTACGGGAGCTGTTCGAGACGGAGTGGACCTCGTCGGCGGACGTGTACCTGCCGGGCGGGAAGGCGCCCCGGCCCGGCGAGCTGTTCCGCAACCCCGCCCTCGCCGCCACCTGGCAGCGGCTGCTCACCGAGGTCGCCGGGGCGGGGGACCGGGAGGCCCAGATCGAGGCGGCCCGGGAGGTGTGGCGGTCCGGGTTCATCGCCGAGGCCCTCGTACGGCAGTCCGGGCGGCCCACCATGGACACCAGCGGCGAGCGCCACACCGGCACCCTCACGGCCGCCGACCTGGCCTCCTGGTCCGCGTCCTACGAGACACCGGCGACGTACGACTGGAACGGCTGGACACTCTGCAAGGCCGGCCCCTGGAGCCAGGGCCCGGTGTTCCTCCAGCAACTGGCGCTGCTCCCGCCCGAGTTGCCCTCCTACGGGTCCGCCGAATACGTCCACCTCCTGATCGAGGGCTGCAAGCTCGCGATGGCCGACCGGGAGGCCTGGTACGGCGACGCGGGCGACGACGCCGTACCACTGGAAGAGCTGCTGTCGGCGGACTACAACGCGGCGCGACGGGAGCTGATCGGCGAGAAGGCGTCGTACGAGCTGCGGCCGGGCAGTCCCGGAGGGCGCGCTCCGCGACTGTGCGGGCACGCGCGCGTGGTGGCGCCCGCGGAGTCCGGCTTCGATCCGATGGGGGCGGGGGAGCCGACCGTCGCGCGGGTCGCCGCCGACGGTGGCACCCGTGGCGACACCTGCCACCTCGATGTCGTCGACCGCTGGGGCAACATGATCGCGGCCACTCCCAGCGGCGGCTGGCTCCAGTCCAACCCGGTGGTGCCCGAGCTGGGCTTCCCCCTGGGCACCCGGCTCCAGATGGCCTGGCTGGAGCCCGGCCTGCCCAACTCCCTCGCCCCGGGCCGCCGTCCGCGCACCACGCTCACCCCGTCGATCGCCCTGCGCGACGGAGTGCCGGTCCTGGCGTTCGGCACACCGGGCGGGGACCAGCAGGACCAGTGGCAACTGCACTTCTTCCTGGCGGTCGCCACGCGCGCGAAGGTGCGCGGCGGCCTCGACCTCCAGGGCGCGATCGACGCCCCGAACTGGCACAACGACAGCTTCCCCGGATCCTTCTACCCGCGCGGCATGCGGCCGGGGAGCGTGACGGTCGAGTCCCGCACGGACCCGGCGGTCGTGGAGGAGCTGCGGCGGCGCGGCCATGACGTGACCGTCGGGGACGCCTGGTCGGAGGGGCGGCTGTGCGCGGTCGCCCGGGACCCGGAGGCCGGGATCCTGTCGGCGGCGGCGAATCCGCGGGGCATGCAGGGGTACGCCGTGGGGCGGTGA
- a CDS encoding inositol monophosphatase family protein, with product MIEDTETIDEFLVQHTADIEEAIRTAAAVEIMPRFRQLAAHEIDQKSGPHDLVTDADRNAERYLTKVLGSLLPGSVVVGEEAVHADPETYEAIQGDAPVWIVDPVDGTRQFVRGETGFCTLVALARHGELLASWTYAPARDQLATAVKGGGAFLDGVRLRSGAPDPARDLEVATSHPDYTTDAQKRSLLGLWADGVHTRPCGSAGLEYLALARGELDATAFSWEAAWDHAAGLLLVEEAGGAHLTLTGEPFRITGGNALPFTAARDAATARRVIDLLRAS from the coding sequence ATGATCGAGGACACCGAAACCATCGACGAGTTTCTCGTACAGCACACGGCCGACATCGAAGAAGCGATCCGCACCGCGGCGGCCGTCGAGATCATGCCCCGCTTCCGGCAGCTCGCCGCGCACGAGATAGACCAGAAGAGCGGCCCGCACGACCTGGTCACGGACGCCGACCGCAACGCCGAGCGGTATCTGACGAAGGTGCTCGGTTCCCTCCTGCCCGGCTCCGTCGTGGTCGGCGAGGAAGCGGTGCACGCCGACCCGGAGACGTACGAGGCCATCCAGGGCGACGCCCCGGTCTGGATCGTCGACCCGGTCGACGGGACACGGCAGTTCGTGCGCGGCGAGACCGGTTTCTGCACCCTGGTCGCGCTCGCCCGGCACGGCGAACTGCTCGCGTCCTGGACCTACGCACCCGCCCGTGACCAACTGGCCACGGCCGTGAAGGGCGGCGGCGCCTTCCTCGACGGCGTACGGCTGCGCTCCGGCGCCCCGGACCCCGCCCGGGACCTGGAGGTGGCCACCTCCCACCCGGACTACACGACGGACGCCCAGAAGCGCTCCCTGCTCGGCCTGTGGGCGGACGGTGTGCACACGCGCCCGTGCGGCTCGGCCGGACTGGAGTATCTCGCCCTCGCCCGGGGCGAGTTGGACGCCACGGCCTTCTCCTGGGAGGCCGCCTGGGACCACGCGGCGGGCCTGCTCCTCGTCGAGGAGGCGGGCGGCGCCCACCTCACCCTCACCGGAGAGCCCTTCCGCATCACGGGCGGCAACGCACTGCCGTTCACCGCGGCCCGGGACGCGGCGACGGCCCGGCGCGTGATCGACCTGCTGAGGGCGTCGTAG
- a CDS encoding phytoene desaturase family protein codes for MLDAVVVGAGPNGLTAAVELARRGFSVAVFEARDTVGGGARTEELTLPGFRHDPCSAAHPLGINSPAFRALPLERYGLEWLHAELPMAHPFTDGSAAVLSRSVAETAASFGPRDAGTYRRLVEPFLPKWDTLVRDFMSLPRTALPRDPVTLARFGLLGLPPSTWLTSRFRDERAKTLFAGLVGHVMAPLSGFATGAIGLVFALAAHARGWPVARGGSQSISDALAAYLKDLGGEIHTDYEVKRLDDLPPARAYVFDTSPTALAKIAGFGNYYENFRYGAGVFKVDYALDGPVPWTAKEARTAGTVQIGADSTEIGTALRAASRENRAPDRPFMITVQPSIVDPTRAPAGKQVFWAYGHVPSGWTGDLTDALERQLERFAPGFRDRVLARATAGPPELAARNANYVGGDIGSGAVSGLQILLRPKLSLSPYGTPHPAVFICSSATPPGPGVHGMSGHNAAKAVWRRLRQS; via the coding sequence ATGCTCGATGCGGTCGTGGTGGGTGCGGGGCCGAACGGACTGACGGCTGCCGTGGAGCTGGCCCGGCGCGGCTTCTCCGTGGCCGTGTTCGAGGCCAGGGACACCGTGGGCGGCGGTGCCCGCACCGAGGAGCTCACCCTCCCCGGCTTCCGGCACGACCCCTGCTCGGCGGCGCACCCGCTCGGCATCAACTCACCGGCGTTCCGCGCCCTGCCCCTGGAGCGCTACGGCCTGGAGTGGCTGCACGCCGAGCTGCCCATGGCGCACCCCTTCACCGACGGCAGCGCGGCCGTGCTGTCGCGGTCGGTCGCGGAGACGGCCGCCTCCTTCGGGCCGCGCGACGCGGGGACGTACAGGAGGCTCGTCGAGCCCTTCCTCCCCAAGTGGGACACCCTGGTCCGCGACTTCATGTCCCTGCCGCGCACCGCACTGCCGCGCGACCCGGTCACCCTCGCCCGCTTCGGCCTGCTCGGCCTGCCCCCGTCGACCTGGCTCACCAGCCGCTTCCGGGACGAGCGCGCCAAGACCTTGTTCGCCGGACTGGTCGGCCACGTCATGGCCCCGCTCAGCGGCTTCGCCACCGGCGCGATCGGCCTGGTCTTCGCCCTGGCGGCACACGCGCGTGGCTGGCCGGTGGCGCGCGGCGGCTCCCAGTCCATCTCGGACGCCCTGGCCGCCTACCTGAAGGACCTCGGCGGCGAGATCCACACCGACTACGAGGTCAAGCGCCTCGACGACCTTCCCCCGGCCCGCGCCTACGTCTTCGACACCTCGCCCACCGCCCTGGCGAAGATCGCGGGCTTCGGCAACTACTACGAGAACTTCCGCTACGGCGCCGGAGTCTTCAAGGTCGACTACGCCCTGGACGGCCCGGTGCCCTGGACCGCCAAGGAGGCACGCACCGCGGGCACGGTCCAGATCGGCGCCGACAGCACGGAGATCGGCACCGCCCTGCGCGCCGCGTCCCGCGAGAACCGCGCCCCCGACCGGCCGTTCATGATCACCGTGCAGCCCAGCATCGTCGACCCCACCCGGGCCCCGGCCGGCAAACAGGTCTTCTGGGCCTACGGCCACGTCCCCAGCGGCTGGACCGGCGACCTCACGGACGCCCTGGAACGCCAACTGGAGCGCTTCGCCCCGGGTTTCCGCGACCGCGTCCTGGCCCGCGCGACCGCGGGCCCACCCGAACTGGCCGCCCGCAACGCCAACTACGTGGGCGGCGACATCGGCTCAGGCGCGGTCTCCGGACTCCAGATCCTGCTGCGCCCCAAACTCTCCCTCTCCCCGTACGGCACCCCGCACCCGGCCGTCTTCATCTGCTCCTCGGCGACCCCGCCGGGCCCCGGAGTGCACGGCATGTCGGGACACAACGCGGCGAAGGCCGTCTGGCGACGACTGAGGCAGTCATGA
- a CDS encoding O-acetyl-ADP-ribose deacetylase, which produces MTTTITLVRGDITRQSADAIVNAANSSLLGGGGVDGAIHRRGGPAILEACRKLRASHYGKGLRTGQAVATTAGELDARWVIHTVGPRFTHEEDRSELLASCYRESLRVADELGVRTVVFPAVSAGIYGWPMDDAARVAVETVQAATTSVEEVRFVLFDERAYEAFARHVR; this is translated from the coding sequence ATGACCACCACCATCACCCTCGTCCGGGGCGACATCACCCGTCAGAGCGCCGACGCGATCGTCAACGCGGCGAACTCCTCCCTCCTGGGCGGCGGGGGAGTGGACGGCGCGATCCACCGCCGGGGCGGTCCCGCGATCCTGGAGGCATGCCGCAAGCTCCGCGCCTCCCATTACGGCAAGGGCCTGCGCACCGGCCAGGCGGTCGCGACGACGGCGGGCGAACTGGACGCGCGGTGGGTGATCCACACCGTGGGTCCGCGGTTTACCCACGAGGAGGACCGTTCGGAGCTGCTGGCTTCGTGCTACCGGGAGTCGTTGCGGGTGGCGGACGAGCTGGGTGTCCGTACGGTCGTCTTTCCGGCGGTGTCCGCGGGTATCTACGGATGGCCGATGGACGACGCGGCGCGGGTCGCGGTGGAGACGGTGCAGGCGGCGACGACGTCGGTCGAGGAGGTCAGGTTCGTCCTCTTCGACGAGCGGGCGTACGAGGCGTTCGCCCGGCACGTCCGCTGA
- a CDS encoding cupin domain-containing protein, with amino-acid sequence MSTHHNGPARPPETHLSTGEVTNLPAMGERLLADARSATSGRAARTVVALPGLRVTLIALASGSELAEHAAPGAATLTCLTGEVTLNTADRTWPLSQGDIIAIPDQRHSLTAETDAAVLLTVRPA; translated from the coding sequence ATGAGCACCCACCACAACGGTCCTGCCCGGCCTCCCGAGACTCATCTGTCCACCGGTGAGGTCACCAATCTGCCGGCCATGGGAGAACGGTTGCTCGCCGACGCCAGGTCCGCGACCTCCGGGAGGGCGGCACGAACCGTCGTCGCCCTTCCGGGACTTCGCGTCACCCTGATCGCGCTCGCGTCGGGTTCCGAACTCGCCGAGCACGCGGCCCCGGGCGCCGCCACCCTCACCTGTCTGACCGGCGAGGTGACACTCAACACCGCCGACCGCACGTGGCCCCTCAGCCAGGGTGACATCATCGCTATTCCCGACCAACGGCACAGCCTGACCGCCGAGACCGACGCGGCGGTACTTCTCACCGTCCGGCCGGCATGA
- the narI gene encoding respiratory nitrate reductase subunit gamma has translation MTPDADALDVVLWVALPYIALTLFGVGHVWRYRYDKFGWTTRSSQLYESRLLRIGSPLFHFGVLAVVLGHIGGLVIPKDWTGAIGVSEHAYHLMATALGTVAGVATLAGLAILVYRRRTVGSVFSATTRNDKLMYVMLTLTLALGLSATVVSNIIGGGYDYRTTISPWFRSVFYLHPDPALMAGAPLLFRLHALSALLLFGVWPFTRLVHMLTAPLGYLTRPYIVYRSRDAQLGSRAPRRGWERT, from the coding sequence ATGACCCCGGACGCGGACGCGCTCGACGTCGTGCTGTGGGTCGCCCTGCCGTACATCGCGCTGACCCTGTTCGGCGTCGGCCATGTCTGGCGCTACCGCTACGACAAGTTCGGCTGGACCACCCGCTCCAGCCAGCTGTACGAGAGCCGACTGCTGCGCATCGGCAGCCCGCTGTTCCACTTCGGGGTCCTGGCGGTGGTGCTGGGCCACATCGGCGGACTGGTGATCCCGAAGGACTGGACCGGAGCCATCGGCGTCAGCGAGCACGCCTACCACCTCATGGCCACCGCGCTTGGAACCGTCGCCGGCGTCGCCACCCTGGCCGGACTGGCGATCCTCGTCTACCGGCGGCGTACGGTCGGCTCGGTGTTCAGCGCCACCACCCGCAACGACAAGCTCATGTACGTCATGCTCACCCTGACGCTGGCACTGGGGCTGTCCGCCACCGTGGTCAGCAACATCATCGGCGGGGGATACGACTACCGCACGACCATCTCGCCCTGGTTCCGGTCGGTCTTCTACCTGCACCCCGACCCCGCGCTGATGGCCGGTGCGCCACTGCTGTTCCGGCTGCACGCGCTCAGTGCCCTGCTGCTGTTCGGCGTCTGGCCGTTCACCCGGCTGGTGCACATGCTCACCGCACCGCTCGGCTACCTCACCCGCCCGTACATCGTCTATCGCAGCCGGGACGCGCAGTTGGGCTCCCGCGCACCCCGGCGCGGATGGGAACGTACCTGA
- the narJ gene encoding nitrate reductase molybdenum cofactor assembly chaperone, with protein sequence MTPTSKRGAAAREGTARHAAAWQAQSLLLGYPDERLLERVRLVRAVTDTLPDRVAKPLRRFLGHLDRTPATDLAADYVATFDHRKRNCLFLTYYAHGDTRNRGAALLRLKQTYAAAGLRLTDDELPDHLCVVLEFAATGDPEAGRRLLTEHRAGLELLRLALRDARSAWADVLDSVSATLPPLAGDEREAVARLAAQGPPEEQVGLAPFAPPPSGEFGAMPAPTGGRS encoded by the coding sequence ATGACCCCCACGAGCAAGCGCGGAGCAGCTGCCCGCGAAGGCACCGCCCGGCACGCCGCCGCCTGGCAGGCCCAGTCCCTCCTCCTCGGCTATCCCGACGAGCGGCTCCTCGAACGGGTGCGGCTCGTACGAGCCGTCACCGACACGCTGCCCGACCGTGTCGCCAAGCCCCTGCGCCGATTCCTCGGGCACCTCGACCGTACGCCCGCCACCGACCTGGCGGCGGACTACGTCGCCACCTTCGACCACCGCAAACGCAACTGCCTGTTCCTGACGTACTACGCCCACGGCGACACCCGCAATCGCGGCGCCGCGCTGCTGCGCCTCAAGCAGACCTACGCCGCGGCCGGACTGCGGCTGACCGACGACGAACTGCCCGACCATCTCTGCGTCGTCCTGGAGTTCGCCGCCACCGGCGACCCCGAAGCAGGCCGGCGCCTCCTCACCGAGCACCGGGCAGGACTGGAGCTGTTGCGTCTGGCACTGCGCGACGCGCGCTCCGCGTGGGCCGATGTCCTGGACTCCGTATCGGCGACCCTGCCCCCGCTGGCCGGTGACGAGCGCGAGGCCGTCGCCAGGCTCGCCGCCCAGGGACCGCCCGAGGAACAGGTCGGTCTCGCGCCGTTCGCGCCACCGCCCAGTGGTGAGTTCGGAGCCATGCCGGCCCCGACTGGAGGTCGGTCATGA